A DNA window from Actinomadura coerulea contains the following coding sequences:
- the rplR gene encoding 50S ribosomal protein L18, translating to MAGTKTLAGKATSGRQLARKRRHLRVRKKVVGTAARPRLVVTRSSRHVFVQVIDDDKGHTLASASTMEADLRADSGDKTAKSRKVGELVAERAKQAGVHAVVFDRGGNKYHGRIAAVADGAREGGLEL from the coding sequence ATGGCAGGCACCAAGACCCTGGCCGGCAAGGCCACGAGCGGTCGCCAGCTTGCTCGCAAGCGCCGGCACCTGCGGGTCCGCAAGAAGGTCGTGGGCACCGCCGCGCGGCCGCGCCTGGTCGTGACCCGCTCCAGCCGTCACGTGTTCGTCCAGGTCATCGACGACGACAAGGGCCACACGCTGGCCAGCGCGTCGACGATGGAGGCGGACCTGCGCGCCGACTCCGGCGACAAGACGGCCAAGTCCCGCAAGGTCGGCGAGCTCGTCGCCGAGCGGGCCAAGCAGGCCGGCGTCCACGCGGTCGTGTTCGACCGCGGCGGCAACAAGTACCACGGTCGCATCGCCGCTGTCGCGGACGGTGCGCGTGAGGGGGGCCTGGAGCTCTGA
- the rplF gene encoding 50S ribosomal protein L6, which translates to MSRIGRLPISVPSGVEVKLEGREVTVKGPKGTLSHIVADPIEVKQEDGQLVVSRPNDVNKVRGLHGLTRTLINNMVVGVTDGYKKTLVIQGVGYRVVAKGKNVEFSLGYSHPIPFEAPEGITFTVEKPTQLVVEGIDKQLVGEIAARIRKLRKPDPYKGKGVRYEGEQIRRKVGKAGK; encoded by the coding sequence ATGTCTCGTATCGGACGTCTCCCCATCAGCGTGCCGAGCGGTGTCGAGGTCAAGCTCGAAGGCCGCGAGGTCACCGTCAAGGGCCCGAAGGGCACGCTCTCGCACATCGTCGCCGACCCCATCGAGGTCAAGCAGGAGGACGGCCAGCTCGTCGTCTCCCGGCCCAACGACGTCAACAAGGTGCGCGGCCTGCACGGGCTCACCCGGACGCTGATCAACAACATGGTCGTCGGTGTCACCGACGGCTACAAGAAGACCCTGGTCATCCAGGGCGTCGGCTACCGGGTGGTGGCCAAGGGCAAGAACGTGGAGTTCTCGCTCGGCTACAGCCACCCGATCCCGTTCGAGGCGCCGGAGGGCATCACCTTCACGGTGGAGAAGCCGACGCAGCTCGTCGTCGAGGGCATCGACAAGCAGCTCGTCGGTGAGATCGCCGCCCGCATCCGCAAGCTGCGCAAGCCCGACCCGTACAAGGGCAAGGGCGTGCGCTACGAGGGCGAGCAGATCCGCCGCAAGGTCGGAAAGGCTGGTAAGTAG
- the rpsH gene encoding 30S ribosomal protein S8 yields MTMTDPIADMLTRLRNANSAYHDSVAMPYSKIKAHIAEILQQEGYISGWTVEDAEVGKKLLIELKFGPTRERSIAGIKRVSKPGLRVYAKKDNLPKVLGGLGVAIISTSSGLMTDRQAGKRGVGGEVLAYVW; encoded by the coding sequence ATGACGATGACCGACCCGATCGCAGACATGCTGACGCGTCTGCGCAACGCGAATTCGGCATACCACGACTCGGTGGCAATGCCGTACTCGAAGATCAAGGCGCACATCGCCGAGATCCTCCAGCAGGAGGGCTACATCTCGGGCTGGACCGTGGAGGACGCCGAGGTCGGCAAGAAGCTCCTGATCGAGCTGAAGTTCGGCCCGACCCGCGAGCGTTCGATCGCCGGCATCAAGCGCGTCTCGAAGCCGGGTCTGCGTGTGTACGCGAAGAAGGACAACCTGCCGAAGGTCCTGGGCGGGCTGGGCGTCGCGATCATCTCGACGTCCTCGGGCCTGATGACGGACCGTCAGGCCGGCAAGCGCGGAGTGGGCGGGGAAGTCCTCGCCTACGTCTGGTGA
- a CDS encoding type Z 30S ribosomal protein S14 has protein sequence MAKKSLIAKAARKPKFGVRAYTRCSRCGRPRSVYRKFGLCRVCFREMAHRGELPGITKSSW, from the coding sequence ATGGCGAAGAAGTCGCTGATCGCCAAGGCGGCGCGGAAGCCGAAGTTCGGCGTGCGCGCGTACACTCGGTGCTCGCGCTGCGGGCGTCCGCGCTCCGTCTACCGGAAGTTCGGCCTGTGCCGCGTGTGCTTCCGGGAGATGGCCCACCGCGGCGAGCTGCCTGGCATCACGAAGTCCAGCTGGTGA